In the genome of Lathyrus oleraceus cultivar Zhongwan6 chromosome 4, CAAS_Psat_ZW6_1.0, whole genome shotgun sequence, the window ACTGATTAGATATGGAGAAATTTTCAATCTAtctcattcatttttatttaGAAATTTCATAAATGTTCATTTCGATCATGTTCGAAGAGATCATTTCAGACACCTTACTTTCAAAAATAAAGAAGAAACTATAGTAAAATGATTATAGAAGAAGAAAAGAAAGTTAGGATTTTTAAGAAGAAGAAAATTATATTGAGTAAACGTAAAATGATTATAGAATGAAGTTGTTATTTTAAAATTacgaatatatatatatatatatatatatatatatatatatatatatatatatatatatatatatatatatatatatatatatatatatatatatatatatatatatatatatatatatatatatatatatatatatatatatgtattcGACTCTGTCGAATAAGGGTGACTCCTACTTCTTCGATTAGTTTCTTCGACACAGTCGAATACTAGTTTTTATTCAAAATATGAATTAAAACTTCTAGCAACCACCTAATTCATGTTTCCGAGACTTCATATTCCGATGTTTCTCTTCAATTCATCAAACCTGACTTTCTTCAGGGGTTTGATGAGTATGTCAGTTAGTTGATATTATGTCTTGCAATGCTCAAGTTTAAGCTTTTCTTTGTTAACTTGATCCCTCAGAAAATGATACTTCCTCTCTATGTGTTTACTTCGACCACGACACATATATAGGATGATTCGTCTGATTGATAGTTGACTTGTTGTCGataaacaacttcattttcttAGGGGTTCCATTATCTTGAGCTCTCCGAACAACATCTTTATCCATGATGCTTGACATGTTGCATATGATGCATCCATGTACTCGGCTTCACAAGATGACAAATTCACAATTCTTTGCTTTCTTGAACTCTATGAGATTGGCGCACCTCCAATCATGAATATGTAGCTTATAGTAATCTTCTTCTCGTCTTGATCTCCACTGAATCAGAATCAGTTTAGCCATATACCTCTACATTTGTGTTGGTCTTCTTTTTCCTCGACATCAACACACCATGATCAAGCGTACCTTTGATGTATCTTAACACTTTCTTTACTATTGTTAGATGACATTCTTAATGCTTCTCCATGAACTTTCTCAATAATCCGACACTTTGACAAATGTATGGCCTGGTATTGCAAAGATATCTCAAGGATCCAATGATTTGTTTGTATGGTGTTGCACTTGCAAAATCGTCATTTGTTTCCTTTCTCAACTTTGTTCCAGTCTCTAATGGTGTAACAATTGCATTACAGTTACTCATATTTAACCTCTTTAATATGTCATGGGCATACACTTCGTCTGGTGCAGAAACATTCCTTCACTTGTGTCTTTAAATTCCATCCCTAAGAAATATGACAAATTTCCTTGGTCAGATATTTCAAACTCCTGCATCAACTTCAACTTGACTCTTTTGATTTCTTCCTCTCTGCTTTTGTAATAAGCAAATCATCCACATACAAGCATATGATAACTCGACTAAGCTTGTTGCATTGTTGACATATATTCCATGTTCTTAGACACATTTCAAGAAACCTGTGTTGATCAGGAATCTATCTATTcttttgttccaagctcttggggcttgcttcaaaccatagagAGTCTTCCTCAATATGTATACCTTCGACTTCTTCCCTTTAATTTCGAGTACTGGTGGTTTACtgacatagacttcttcttcCAAAGGTGCATTCAGAAATGCTGACTTTACATCTAGTTGATGTATCTTCCGTCATTTGTATGTTGCAGTCGGCACAACAATTTTGATGGTTTCCAGCCTTACCACAGGTGCATAAACTTCGTCAAAATCAATACCATATTTTTGCAGAAAATTATTTGccaccaatcttgctttgtgCTTGGAAATCTCACCATTTGGTCTTAACTTCAACTTGTAGACCCATTTCACATCAATTGACTTCTTGATTGCTTTTTCAAAAAGTTTTTAGGTCTTGTTCTTCTCGATTGcgttgagttcttcttgcatggctacTAACCAATTTGAATCACTCATGGCTTGATCCAAATCGATTAGTTCTGATTCAGCCATCATCATTACTTCTTCTATTAAGTCATTGTCTGCATCAATTGCTTGATATGGGAATCTATCATATCCAACTAGTCTTGTCGACTCAGTTCTTGCTCTAGTCGATCTCCTAAAATTTTGCTCAGGTGATTCTTCATTTTGATTGGTTGTGACTTCAGTTTGTTGGTCTTCATCAAGCACAATTGTGACTGTTTCTTTCTCCTGTTGAACTGACCCTTGACTTTAATCATACCCTTTGCTTTCATCTACAAGAACATCTCGACTGATCACAAGTTTATCATCATTTGGTGAATACATTTTGTATGCATCAGTCGAATGATAACCTATGAGCACCATAGTTGGACTCCGATCATCTAGTTTCTTCCTCAATTATTCAGGTACATGCCTGAAGCACGTTGATTCAAATACTCTAAGATGACTAAAATTTGACTTATGTCATGTCCAAGCCTCATAAGGTGTCTTATCAACTATCTTCTCTGTTGGACATCTGTTTAAAATGCATATTGTTGTCGAAGTTGCTTCACCCAAAATCTCTTTGGCACTTCTTTAGCTTTCAAAATGCTTCTAGTCATGTTCAATATACTTCTATTTCTTCTCTCATCTATACCATTATGTTGAGGTGTATAGGGTGTAATGACCTCATACTTTATACCTTCATCAGTGCAAAATCTTGCAAAATTTCTAGAGGTGTATTCACCACCACCATCTGTCCTTTGTTTCATTAACTTGCATCCACTTTGTTTCTTGACATGCAATTTAAATCTCTTGAACTGTGTGAATACCTGACTCTTACTTTCAATAAGATAAATCCATATATATTTAGTGAATTCATTTATGAAAGTTAAGAAATAGAAGTTACCTCCATTATACCTTACTTCAAAAGGTTCACACATGTGAGAGTGAACAAGCTCCAGTTTTTCTCTCAACTTCATAGACAAGTCATGTTTGAATGCCTTCCTAGCCTGCTTTTCTTTTCAGCATTCCTCACATACTTGACTTGGCTCTTTCACTTGAGGTAAGCCATACACCATCTTCTTTTGGTTGAGCATACCTAGACCTCTTAATTTTAGGTGTTCATACATGTGATGCCATAGCCAGTTCTTGTCTTCGACAGTAGTCGAAGCAAGACACTTGTGATCAGCCGTGTTGATCTCAATCTTGAAGGTTATGCTATCTGCCAATGGTGCCTTCAGGATCTTCCTTCCTTCACCATTATACACCTTCCTTCACCAACTTCATGTTATACCCTTTGGCAAGTAATTGACTTATGTTTATCAAGTTACTTGTCATTGAAGGTACATACAATATGTCAGTAATGTTGGATCTTCGACCATTCTTTCTAACCACAATGATGTTTCCTCTTCCTTGTGATGTAGCATGCCTTCCATCTACAAACTTGATAACTTTCTTGACTGATTCATCTAATTTGGTAAACCAATTTTTATTTCCAGTCATGTGGTTGATGCATCCTAAATCCATATAACACATGTTGGTTTGCTCATTGTTCGATTGAGTATTTTCCATAAGTGACATATCGTCAGAGCCGCTTTCTCCACCATGTGCATATTGAAGTTAAATTAACCTTAACTTTTATCTATGTAATATTTATTTTGAAGTTAAATTATGTTGTTTTTACATTATGTTGCCTTTGTTCTTGGTTGTTTCTGGTTAGAACTAACCGACCATATTCTGGAGTTACATCTCCAAAAATCCAACGAATATTGAACTAAGGTATGttacgaagatgcatctccaaattaATCTTTTACGCgtacggagatgcatctccaaatCTACTTTTAATAAAATATGAGTTTTTCTATAATTTCAACTAAAATGTATGTGAAAAATGTGCGTTCAAAGATGCATCTTTGGACGCTAAGGCATTTCTGACTTTTTACAATGGTGTGAGAGCACCCATAAAAGTAAAAAGAACATTTTTCCTAAATTCAAATAATAAAAATACCTTATGAGTCATGTAGCTAAAAGAGAAATTAAAACCTTTGTGCACACAACATACACTATTTTTGTTAAGGATTTCTAATACAGTCggataaaattaaaatatcattATGCAAAAGTGTTTTGCACTTTAGTTGTCAATGTTTGGGGGTGCTGTTGATGTATTGCACTTTAGTGGCAAAAGTTAGAGATCTATAATCCAAAATTTTCAAACCAATTTGAACTTCACCCCCATCATATTTGTGCATACTTTTAACTTATCGATCAACTACTCATTGTAGGACTTGttatttcaattaaaaaaaagaaaaccATAGCAACCAAGACCAATTTTTTACAAGATTCAATACAATAGTGATAAACTGAAATTTACAGTTGTGAAAAATTACATAAGACCAAACAAGTGACTGTCATTGGCAGTGATTGAGAAGCAGGGAGCTGATAGTGTATAATGCTGTTAGTATAGCCTAGCATTGATTCTTAGCTGGACCTTGTGGTGGGAACTGAAAGCACATGCTTGCACATGTTTCTTGTTCTCAGGTTTCAAGTTTTTAGTACCATAGTTTCCCTTCTCGTTTAGGCCTGCCATTAAAATACAGTACACTCCAATGAGTCAAGTTCAACTTGGATTCCAATTACAGAAgaatattattataattataataatgCCCTATATCTAAAGTAAATTGAATTTTCCACCTCTTACATTTGATTTAAAGCCATGTTGCTTTGCCATTATTTGAGCCTTATGTGCCCAACAAATACTTGTGCCTTGGCCAGCCTTTCATCCCTTTTCTAGTATAACTACACATAGTAAACATTGTTATAATTAATAGTAGCTACAAATTGTTAAACAAGTGAAAATTTTTAGCCAAAATCAAGGTAGCACACAATGATTCTATTAAATTCATTGTCAATCCAACACTAAGTAGCATGTATTATGGAAAGTGTTGGTGATCTGTTGATAATGGTAACAAAATCCAACAGAAGTCAGAACAAAATGCAGATAGAATGTAAAGCATTGAAATAATATTAATAAAGCAAGATTCATATAAATATTTATGTCTGATTTGCTTGAAAATGGGTATATGAGCAATGGAAAAACCTATTGGTATATCAAAAACTTCATAACACTCGACTTGATCATCCTAATCATTAATTATTTAGTCATCCAATCAGAAGAAGATTTTTGGCTTATAAATAACCATTCGGCATAGAAGTAACTCTCCTATCGTTTTTTTTTTCTAAAGAACATATCATTTTTTCCCGACTCCAATAGGAAACTCAACACAAAGTAAAGGTCCAACGACTAAGTTTAATCTATGAATCCTTCACACCGACTTCACCTAAAACTTATATATGAAAATTATATTTCTTTGCATGATTTGAGAGCAATGGACATATTATTTAACCCCTCTACAAATATCACTCCACCCATTCAAAACTACCATTCAAAACTATCATACAGATCTTGGGGTAAGGACGTTGTAAGTAACGCCTCATTACTCATGTTAAATGATGCCAAATATGGCCAATCATATGTATCTCCCCACCCATGGCAAACTCCATTCATGTACACCTCAACACTTGTATCACAAGGAGACATAACGACGCTGAGATTTCTCCATTAGTCACTTTTTAAACTTATATCTCCCATATATGCTTAGGTCTCATTGGAACAACCATCGAATCACCTTCAAAGTCCATGTTTTGAAGAAGCTTTGTCTGCCGAATCACCTTGTAATCATAAGCAAATCCATGAAGAGTAACCAAAGCGGTGACATATGGTATGGAGTCAATGGGACTAGGAGGAATGACCTTAAATTTCCCAATAGTTGGGTTCCATAGCACTATTGTTGCATGGTCTTGATAGAGACAAAGAGTGAGATTAATACCTGATCCCAAAATACTAATCCTAATGTCATCAGCTTGAAATGGAGGCGGCCAATTTAACTTGACCTTATTCTCAAACATTTTACTAGAAAGCGAATACAATAAGCAATGATAGTTATCATTGTAAAGAGATGATGTTTAGATATGAAATTGTTATAGAACATCGTTGTCAAATTAAGGTTTTCAAACAAATGTTCATGATTTAAGTGCACAAGTAAATCGCTTAAGAGACTTTCGAGAAAGTTTTGACAAAATGGAGAAAGCAACATCATCATTTATATGATTACCAACCTTATCATCTAAAGAAGCCATAGATTTCTCTTACTCCTCAATGGTGATTAGATGAGAATACTCTAGTTGCTGTAAGTGAGCATATACAAACTACAAAGGATTTTTTTAAACAAATAGATAAACAGATGAATAAATCCGATGTACATTATTAACTAGCAGAAAGACGGACATTGCTTTTTTCTATTctattttaatttatatatatttaattatgCTTTATTTAGTAATATCTATTTTAATATAATTCGTTCATTTCACTTTTTTAATATCTATGTTATCAATTCTTCCAATATTCGTATTCTATGTTTTAAACTTGAATTTGAAAAAGGATTATGTTGTTAAGAGTAAATTTGTAAGGGGAAAATCTCTAAATTTGTCCAGAAAAACTGTCTGACCAAAATAAATAGTAGTTAGAAATAGCTAACTTTGGAGCTGCCTTTATATAATGGTATGGATTAACTAGTTGTTTGCTTTCCTACTAAAGCTATCAAGAATATGCATGAAGGGGTCTCAATTAGTGTGAGAATAAAGGGTGGAGCTACATAATATTTTCCGATAATAATAAGATTTTACCAATGATCAACTCTAAACTTTATCTTTTTTACTTTAGTTTTAGATGTATTTAAATAATACATCCAAGAGTCAGCACCGAGATTCATGCTTTTGTGCATATGATATAGTCCTATTTTGCGAGTCGGAAAATTAAATGGGAGGTTAGAGACTGGGATACAAGTCTTAGAAGTGTCTAACGAAGGAGAAATAATACAAGTTACATGGTTTAAATATCTTGGATCCTTAGTACAAGATGACGGAAAAATAGAAAGAGATGTAATCCGCATAATTCAAATTGGATGGTAGAAATGGAAGAGGATCTCAAGTGTTTTATGTGACACAAAGGTACCTCTCAAAGTGAAGGGGGGATTTTATCGTACATCCGTAGGACCGGCGATGTTGTATGGGATGCAATGTTGGGAGGTAAAGAACCAATATGAGAATAAAAATAAACGCAGTAGAGATGAGAATGTTGTGTTAGATGTGTAGTGAGACTAGACAAGATAGGATTAAGAATGATACGACTTGAGAGAGATGGGGTAGCACCTATAGTAAAAAAGATTGTGGAAATTCGGCTGAGGTGGTTTGGACATATAGATGTAGATTTTATAGTAAGAAGAATAGATGAGAATGATGATAGTCAAATCACTAGAGATAGAGAAAAATCTAGAAAAACTATTAGGAAAGGTATAGAGATTAATGAGTTGGATGGAGATGTGATATATGATAGAACATTATAGTGCCGTTTGATCTAGTGAGATAAGACTTTATTATATAGGTACCGAGAGAATCAATATATAATATCAATATTAGTTGTATAATATTAATAACTCCGATATCATGTCTATCCTAATTACTTAATATTCCTATAAGTAGAATATATCAACTCTCCCACTCAAGTTAAGTTGTAGCATATAAATCATTCACACCAAGTGTGACATATATAACTAATTCAAAGACCTCTCAAGTAACTAGTGAAAACTTCCAGCAATAAATCATTGGAACTTACGAAGCTAGTAGTGATCTTGCCTGATTCTGTCTTAATTAAAAGTTCAGAAAAGAGGGGACAATAAATAGAACAACTTTATAAAAAGAACACTGAATTATACAACAAAAGAATGAAAATTATCCTTTATATTTTACTCAATTGGCTGCCATATGTTTTGCATAGTTTTTTCGTGAGCTTCCCCCCATCCTTTTGTATAATAACGCTAAAAATTCTTAAGATTCAAATGTTGAATAATATCAGTGTTGGGAAAATGTCATACCAAGTTCAAGTGATGAGACTGTGTCAGAAGAACCTTTCACTCAGTAAGGAATTCTTTTGATGATTGTGTATTCATCTTCTTATCTGCAGCTTTCTGCAAAAAGAAATAGAGAAGGGAAAAATTCAAGAGCTGGTAACATATGAATTTCTACTTCTTGCATTGTACCTGTTTAGATTGTAATAAACAAACTTCGCCGGAATTGGAACCTATACAAGAGATAAGTTTTTTTTAAGCTTGAAGCAAATATGTTTTGCAGGTCACTGACTGGTATATGCAACTAGCAGCGAACTAAAGCCCCAATATTTGGCATAAATTTGTTCTTGTCTTCAAATAGTATCAGTTGACTTATGCCATAGTAATGATCAGATGTGTGCATATTCTGCTTGCATTAAAAAGTAAAACTAAAGGATATGAACAGAAGCATTTAGGAATAATTTCTTTCTAATTGGAAATTATTACTCTCGTTTGGTGATACTGCACATTTACTACTTCTCACCATTTCAAAGTAATATTATAAACATCATGGCATACCTCATTTCGAACCTGCTGGCAGGAACTCCTTCAGTCCTATATGGCAATCGCAGGTATTCAATATGCAAATAAAAGGGTAAACTTTATAACAAGAATAATCTTTTCTTTGAAAATGAAGCACAGGATAATTTCTCCCTTATGAAATAAATGTCGGCATCTTGTGAAGAGACATGGTGCACACCAGTTTTAAATTATGGCTGCAGTCATGGTTGCATTACATCGCAGAAAAAAGCAAACAAACATCGTCACAATTGCATCATGACATAGTCACAGAGAGCAAAAGACCTTTGCCTTGCAATATAAATTGTTGTAGAGTGCATTTTAAAAATATGGCACCATCTTCAAAATCTTccaatcaaacaataaaaaataCACTTTAATCATAAGAAATTTGATCATCATAATTCATAACCATCTAGTAAATCCAAACACTGCAGTAATATCCCCTTTAATAACGTATGACCTACAAATTATCAAACAACTTAGTCCCATCCTTCAATTGTAGTAGCAGTTTGTATATCTCCTCGCTCTGAGGGTGAGAGTGATCTTCAGCATTGAAAGCATGCACTTCATTTTTCACTTCTATCCAACTCCAACCAGGAACCTTTTTCACGAGTCTTTCTCGCATCAGCCTTTTTACACTAGCTTTTTCATTCCACATCTTCAGACGCCCATAAAGGTCCGAGAGCAGAACATAAGTGCTGTGATCCTCAGGCTCCAACTCTAGCAATGTTTTTGCCACATGACTTGCTAATTCAATATCACCACAACTTCTACAGGCACCTAATAAAGTCCTCAACACCATTACATCGGGTTCAAAAGGCATTGTTTCAACCAAAGCTTTTGCCTCTTCTAGATGCCCAGACCGACCATAGAGATCAACTGCACAAGCATAGTGCTCCATTCGCAGCGGAATACCAAAATCAGACTCCATAGATTGTATAATTTTCCGGCCTTCTTCTACGAGCCCAGTATGACTACATGCAGTGAGAACTGCGACAAACGTTATATGATCAGGTTTCATCTTCCTCTCTCTCATTAAGTTAAAGAGTTCAAGTGCAGTGTTTCCTTGTCCGTGTTGTGCATACCCAAAGATGATCGAGTTCCAAACAATTGCATTGTCATTGAAAGTTGTTTCAAAAGATTTTCTAGCATCTTCTATGACACCACATTTAGAATACATGAAGATCAATGAACTCCCGACATATTTATTTGTATCAAAGCCTACTTTAAGTGACAAAACATGAACCTGTTGACCTAGCTGCAGTGTTGCTAAATCTGAACAACATCTGATGACAGCGGAAAAAGTATAGTCATCAATTTCTACAAAAAGATATCTCATCTGCACAAACAACCTCAAGGCTTCCTCACTCCAACCAACCTGCACGTACCCTGCCAAAACAGAATTCCAAGTACAACAATCTTTAACATCCATGGAAAAGAAAATTTTCGATGCATCTTCCACGCCCCTATTATCAAATCCAAGATACATGGCAATCAAAGCATTAGAAACAGGCACAGAAACCTGAAGCCCTCTTTTAATCACCAACCCATGTAAAGATTCTCCACGGCTTGTGTGCTGTTTGACAAAACAATGACTGATTACCCCAGTATAACTATAATCATCAGGCTCAAACCCAAAACTCTGCATGTCAATGAAAACTTCAAACGCGAGATCTTCTTTCTTGTGAAGCAAGTAAGCCGCAAGCATGGAATTCCATGTAACTATATCACGACACATGGCAGCAGCGTCGAACATTCTCTCCGCATCTTGTAGACAATAGCACTCTGAGTACGCCATGATAAGGGCATTTGCGACAATGTTAAAATCGTCCAGCCCATGTTTCATAATTTTACAATGCAGCTGCATTACCAAACTGCAACACTCAACACTATCAAGCAACGTCAAAAGCGGAGCCACCGTGCCATCGTCAATCCCAACACCCTCCAACTCCTGACATCTCAGCAACCAAAACGCCATGTCAACATCACCAACTCGCGAATAACCAGCGATCAACGTGTTCCACGACACAAAATTGCACTCTGGCATATACCGAAACACAACCAATGCATCATCAACTCTGCCACACTTGGCATACATATCAAGAAGTGCACTCCCTGAAAACACATTCTCATTAAACCTCATCTTAATCATAACCGAATGTATCTGCTTCCCAAGATCAAGGCTACAAGCTCGAGCAACGCCTTTGAGAATGCTCCCAAATGTGTGGCTGTCAATTATGTGACCGGAGATTCTCATATTGTTGAGGAGCTTCCATGTATAATCCAGGTCCCCGGTGTTTGCGTAACCTGAAATGATTGCATTCCATGATACAGTATCTCTGTGAGGCATTTCGTCGAACAGTTGATGAGCAAGGGGAAGTTCTGAACATTTTGAATATGTTGTTATGAGGTTGTTGGCTGCGTAGAGGTCTACTATGGAACCTGACTTGATTGCTAGACAATGGGTTGCTTTCAGAGAAGGCAGTGTAATGGGTGAATTTCGAATAAGGGATTGCAGTCTC includes:
- the LOC127075119 gene encoding putative pentatricopeptide repeat-containing protein At3g25970, whose amino-acid sequence is MQRLQSLIRNSPITLPSLKATHCLAIKSGSIVDLYAANNLITTYSKCSELPLAHQLFDEMPHRDTVSWNAIISGYANTGDLDYTWKLLNNMRISGHIIDSHTFGSILKGVARACSLDLGKQIHSVMIKMRFNENVFSGSALLDMYAKCGRVDDALVVFRYMPECNFVSWNTLIAGYSRVGDVDMAFWLLRCQELEGVGIDDGTVAPLLTLLDSVECCSLVMQLHCKIMKHGLDDFNIVANALIMAYSECYCLQDAERMFDAAAMCRDIVTWNSMLAAYLLHKKEDLAFEVFIDMQSFGFEPDDYSYTGVISHCFVKQHTSRGESLHGLVIKRGLQVSVPVSNALIAMYLGFDNRGVEDASKIFFSMDVKDCCTWNSVLAGYVQVGWSEEALRLFVQMRYLFVEIDDYTFSAVIRCCSDLATLQLGQQVHVLSLKVGFDTNKYVGSSLIFMYSKCGVIEDARKSFETTFNDNAIVWNSIIFGYAQHGQGNTALELFNLMRERKMKPDHITFVAVLTACSHTGLVEEGRKIIQSMESDFGIPLRMEHYACAVDLYGRSGHLEEAKALVETMPFEPDVMVLRTLLGACRSCGDIELASHVAKTLLELEPEDHSTYVLLSDLYGRLKMWNEKASVKRLMRERLVKKVPGWSWIEVKNEVHAFNAEDHSHPQSEEIYKLLLQLKDGTKLFDNL